From a single Anomaloglossus baeobatrachus isolate aAnoBae1 chromosome 4, aAnoBae1.hap1, whole genome shotgun sequence genomic region:
- the CLDN7 gene encoding claudin-7 — MANSGLQILGFMMALIGWIGLIAATIMPQWRMSSYAGDSIITAIAIYQGLWMSCAIQSTGQIQCKVYDSMLQLDAALQATRALMVVSIVVGLFGIAVSATGMKCTKCGGDDNVKKARIAMTGGFVFLLAGLAALIACSWYGNQIIRDFYNPLTPINTKYEFGAGVFLGWAGSLLVILGGALLSCSCPRKKNYGNRGYPKSGGARTKAPSSGKDYV; from the exons ATGGCGAACTCCGGGCTGCAGATCTTGGGCTTCATGATGGCGCTGATCGGGTGGATCGGGCTGATCGCCGCCACCATCATGCCGCAGTGGAGGATGTCCTCGTACGCCGGAGACTCCATCATCACCGCCATCGCCATCTACCAGGGACTGTGGATGTCCTGCGCCATCCAGAGCACGGGGCAGATCCAGTGCAAGGTGTACGACTCCATGCTGCAGCTGGACG CTGCCCTCCAGGCCACACGCGCCCTCATGGTGGTCTCCATTGTGGTTGGCCTCTTCGGTATCGCGGTTTCTGCCACTGGTATGAAATGCACCAAATGTGGCGGTGATGACAATGTGAAGAAGGCCCGGATTGCGATGACTGGTGGCTTTGTCTTCCTTCTGGCTG GTCTGGCCGCCCTCATCGCCTGCTCGTGGTACGGCAATCAGATCATCCGGGACTTCTACAACCCTCTCACACCAATCAACACAAA GTACGAGTTTGGAGCTGGCGTGTTCCTTGGCTGGGCCGGCTCTCTCCTTGTAATTCTTGGCGGTGCCCTCTTGTCCTGCTCATGTCCTCGTAAAAAGAACTATGGCAACCGCGGTTACCCCAAGAGCGGAGGAGCAAGAACCAAAGCCCCCTCAAGTGGCAAGGATTACGTCTGA